A portion of the Malania oleifera isolate guangnan ecotype guangnan chromosome 3, ASM2987363v1, whole genome shotgun sequence genome contains these proteins:
- the LOC131152400 gene encoding chalcone synthase 2, with translation MVTVEEVRRAQRASGPAAVMAIGTATPKHCVEQSTYPDYYFRITNSEHKTELKEKFRRMCDKSMINRRYMYLTEDILKENPNICAYMAPSLDARQDIVVVEIPKLGKEAATRAIKEWGQPKSKITHVVFCTTSGVDMPGADYQLTKLLGLRPSVKRLMMYQQGCFAGGTVLRLAKDLAENNKGARVLVVCSEITAVTFRGPSDAHLDSLVGQSLFGDGAAALIVGSDPIPGVEKPLYEIVSAAQTIIPDSHGAIDGHLREVGLTFHLLKDVPGLISKNIEKSLVEAFQPLGISDWNSLFWIAHPGGPAILDQVESTLGLKPEKLRATRHILGEYGNMSSACVLFIMDEMRKKSAEEGLRTTGEGLEWGVLFGFGPGLTVETVVLHTVAA, from the exons ATGGTGACGGTGGAGGAAGTTCGGAGGGCGCAGAGGGCGTCGGGGCCGGCGGCGGTGATGGCAATCGGGACGGCGACGCCCAAGCACTGCGTGGAACAGAGCACCTATCCCGACTACTATTTCCGGATCACCAACAGCGAGCACAAGACGGAGCTTAAGGAGAAGTTCAGGCGCATGT GCGACAAATCCATGATAAACAGGCGTTATATGTACCTGACAGAGGACATCCTGAAGGAAAACCCCAACATCTGCGCATACATGGCCCCCTCCCTCGACGCCCGCCAAGACATAGTGGTGGTAGAAATCCCCAAGCTGGGTAAGGAAGCCGCCACCCGGGCCATCAAGGAGTGGGGCCAGCCCAAGTCCAAGATCACCCACGTCGTCTTCTGCACCACAAGCGGCGTCGACATGCCCGGCGCCGACTACCAGCTCACCAAGCTCCTCGGCCTCCGCCCCTCAGTCAAGCGCCTCATGATGTACCAGCAAGGCTGCTTCGCCGGCGGCACCGTCCTCCGCCTCGCCAAGGACCTCGCCGAGAACAACAAGGGCGCCCGCGTCCTCGTCGTCTGCTCGGAGATCACGGCTGTCACATTCCGCGGCCCCAGCGACGCCCACCTCGACAGCCTGGTGGGACAGAGCCTGTTCGGCGACGGGGCGGCGGCCCTCATAGTGGGCTCCGACCCCATCCCGGGGGTGGAGAAGCCCTTGTACGAGATAGTGTCGGCGGCCCAGACGATCATACCCGACAGTCACGGGGCGATCGACGGGCACCTGCGGGAGGTGGGGCTGACCTTCCACCTCCTGAAGGACGTGCCGGGCCTGATTTCGAAGAACATCGAGAAGAGTTTGGTGGAGGCCTTCCAGCCTCTGGGGATCTCGGACTGGAACTCGTTATTTTGGATAGCGCATCCCGGTGGGCCGGCGATATTGGATCAGGTGGAGTCGACGTTGGGCCTGAAGCCCGAGAAGCTTCGGGCGACCCGTCACATACTGGGCGAGTACGGGAACATGTCCAGCGCCTGCGTGCTGTTCATTATGGACGAGATGCGGAAGAAGTCGGCGGAGGAGGGGCTGAGGACCACCGGGGAGGGGCTGGAGTGGGGGGTGCTGTTTGGGTTTGGGCCTGGGCTCACGGTGGAGACCGTGGTGCTGCACACCGTGGCTGCTTAG